A stretch of Paracoccus sp. N5 DNA encodes these proteins:
- the exbD gene encoding TonB system transport protein ExbD, giving the protein MAGGIRETQGDDLVENHEINVTPFIDVMLVLLIIFMVAAPLATVDVNVDLPVSNATPAQRPDQPVYVTVKPDLTLAIGNEDVPAGGMAAALGAATENNKETRIFLRADKEVQYGDLMGVMNTLRETGYLKIALVGLEAAPAAPGTAPDAAAAPAPAAPAAAAPATGGAPRP; this is encoded by the coding sequence ATGGCCGGCGGCATTCGCGAAACCCAGGGCGACGATCTGGTCGAGAACCACGAGATCAACGTCACCCCCTTCATCGACGTGATGCTGGTGCTGCTCATCATCTTCATGGTGGCGGCGCCGCTGGCGACGGTCGATGTGAACGTGGACCTGCCGGTGTCGAACGCGACTCCGGCGCAGCGTCCCGACCAGCCGGTCTATGTCACCGTCAAGCCCGACCTGACGCTGGCGATCGGCAATGAGGACGTGCCCGCCGGCGGGATGGCCGCCGCCCTAGGCGCGGCGACCGAGAACAACAAGGAAACCCGTATCTTCCTGCGTGCCGACAAGGAAGTGCAATATGGCGACCTGATGGGCGTCATGAACACGCTGCGCGAAACCGGCTATCTGAAGATCGCGCTGGTCGGGCTGGAAGCCGCGCCCGCGGCGCCCGGCACCGCGCCTGATGCGGCGGCGGCCCCTGCCCCGGCCGCGCCCGCCGCTGCCGCGCCCGCAACCGGAGGAGCACCCCGGCCATGA
- a CDS encoding siderophore-interacting protein produces the protein MRTTPLPEFQSEALLPGQDFAPIEQLIRAEATEHGLDLHTGHGRSIWCQVEQGEFGARKRGDGVLVFARAHRADALAAMQQAIGEHLAHHLPAAAAALRWPSGADAGRPPANFSLARLVSSHRISTDFWRVRLEAPGLHRFAGGDSLHFRLVLPQPGDAAPEWPVLGGNGQVVWPRGARALHRPVYTTRAIDPDRGWLDLDIFDHAGGRAFAWARTATAGARAGLLGPSGGGIPQAPRLLLGGDETAYPALARILEARAGSAEGDLFLLGARADYPFPPAPGIRRHHLPQGAAALCGRLRASPPDPGCFLWIATARSGIDSLKAVILGELHHHSGQTHLSAYWNDKD, from the coding sequence ATGCGCACCACGCCCCTGCCCGAATTCCAGTCCGAGGCCCTGCTGCCCGGCCAGGATTTCGCCCCCATCGAGCAGCTGATCCGGGCCGAGGCCACCGAACATGGCCTGGACCTGCACACCGGCCACGGCCGCTCGATCTGGTGCCAGGTCGAGCAGGGCGAGTTCGGCGCCAGGAAGCGCGGCGACGGCGTGCTGGTCTTTGCCCGCGCCCATCGCGCCGACGCTCTGGCCGCGATGCAGCAGGCCATCGGCGAGCACCTGGCGCATCACCTGCCCGCGGCCGCGGCGGCGCTGCGCTGGCCCTCGGGCGCCGATGCCGGCCGGCCGCCGGCGAATTTCAGCTTAGCGCGGCTGGTGTCCTCGCACCGGATCAGCACGGATTTCTGGCGCGTGCGGCTGGAGGCGCCGGGGTTGCACCGCTTTGCCGGGGGCGATTCGCTGCATTTCCGCCTGGTGCTGCCGCAGCCCGGCGACGCGGCCCCGGAATGGCCGGTGCTGGGCGGCAATGGCCAGGTGGTCTGGCCGCGCGGCGCCAGGGCGCTGCACCGCCCGGTCTATACCACCCGCGCCATCGACCCCGACCGGGGCTGGCTGGATCTGGACATCTTCGACCATGCCGGCGGCCGCGCCTTCGCCTGGGCCCGCACCGCAACGGCCGGCGCGCGGGCCGGGCTGCTCGGCCCCAGCGGCGGCGGCATCCCGCAGGCGCCGCGCCTGCTGCTCGGCGGCGACGAGACCGCCTATCCGGCGCTGGCCCGCATCCTGGAAGCCCGCGCCGGCAGCGCCGAGGGCGACCTCTTCCTGCTCGGCGCCCGGGCGGACTATCCTTTCCCGCCCGCGCCCGGCATCCGGCGACACCACCTGCCGCAGGGCGCGGCGGCGCTGTGCGGGCGGCTGCGCGCCAGCCCGCCCGACCCGGGCTGCTTCCTGTGGATCGCCACGGCCCGCTCGGGAATCGATTCGCTGAAGGCGGTGATCTTGGGCGAATTGCACCACCATAGCGGGCAAACCCACCTCTCCGCCTATTGGAACGACAAAGATTAA
- a CDS encoding patatin-like phospholipase family protein, with product MMVASQSREPEKIVFVLQGGGALGAYQAGAYEALCKAGQEPEWLAGISIGSINAALIAGNPPSRRLPALRRFWEGVTSAPWLMGTPLEGALLPDQMRAFCNESRATMTTMLGAPGFFRPRMPDLFSFLPGLMRQTSWYDTAPLRETLLELVDFDLLNAAGPRLTVCAVDVQTGNFTSFDSSETRITVDHIMASGALPPGFPAVEIDGRHYWDGGLVSNSPLQVVLEKPHQRPLCIYQVDLYPARDGLPHTMAHVEQREREIRFSSRTRLNTDEFRARHALARAARRLQARLPAEFRDDPDLQRLIEAGPSQPVSLMHLIHRHADYEGTSKDYEFSRLSMLDHWRDGLDDAERSLRHPAWTGRKLPEDGMLVFDMHDPHHGDLAG from the coding sequence ATGATGGTCGCAAGCCAAAGCCGAGAACCCGAGAAAATCGTCTTCGTCCTGCAGGGCGGCGGGGCGCTTGGCGCCTATCAGGCCGGCGCCTATGAGGCGCTGTGCAAGGCCGGGCAGGAGCCGGAATGGCTGGCCGGGATCTCGATCGGCTCGATCAACGCGGCGCTGATCGCCGGCAACCCGCCGAGCCGGCGGCTTCCGGCGCTGCGCCGCTTCTGGGAGGGCGTGACCAGCGCGCCCTGGCTGATGGGCACGCCGCTGGAGGGCGCGCTGCTGCCCGACCAGATGCGCGCCTTCTGCAACGAAAGCCGGGCGACGATGACCACCATGCTGGGCGCGCCGGGCTTCTTTCGCCCGCGCATGCCGGACCTGTTCTCGTTCCTGCCCGGGCTGATGCGCCAGACCAGCTGGTACGACACCGCGCCCCTGCGCGAGACGCTGCTGGAACTGGTGGACTTCGACCTGCTGAACGCTGCCGGCCCCCGGCTGACGGTCTGCGCCGTCGACGTGCAGACCGGCAATTTCACCAGCTTCGACAGCAGCGAGACCCGGATCACCGTCGATCACATCATGGCCTCGGGCGCGCTGCCGCCGGGCTTTCCCGCGGTCGAGATCGACGGCCGGCACTATTGGGATGGCGGGCTGGTGTCGAATTCGCCGCTGCAGGTGGTGCTGGAAAAGCCGCACCAGCGCCCGCTCTGCATCTATCAGGTCGACCTCTATCCCGCGCGCGACGGCTTGCCCCATACCATGGCCCATGTCGAGCAGCGCGAGCGCGAGATCCGCTTCTCCAGCCGCACCCGGCTCAACACCGACGAATTCCGCGCCCGCCATGCGCTGGCCCGCGCCGCGCGGCGGCTGCAAGCCCGGCTGCCGGCCGAGTTCCGCGACGATCCCGACCTGCAGCGGCTGATCGAGGCCGGACCTTCGCAGCCGGTCAGCCTGATGCACCTGATCCATCGGCACGCCGATTACGAAGGCACCTCCAAGGATTACGAATTCTCGCGCCTGTCCATGCTGGATCATTGGCGCGACGGGCTGGACGACGCGGAGCGCTCGCTGCGCCATCCGGCCTGGACCGGCCGCAAGCTGCCCGAGGACGGCATGCTGGTCTTCGACATGCACGACCCGCATCACGGCGACCTGGCGGGCTGA
- a CDS encoding hemolysin family protein, with the protein MWIEIAIVLVLTLLNGLLAMSELAIVSARPARLKVMAERGDRGAETALVLAEDPGRFLSSVQIGITLVGVLSGAFSGATLGARLAAALPGWGVPASVAQPLGMGGVVVAITYLSLILGELVPKQIALRAPEQMAARVAPLMRAISRVAAPLVWLLDRSGKLVLALLGQSGNDRQGISDEEIRLMISEAESAGVIHRAETEMIAGVMRIADRSARGLMTPRRDIPVIDVADSWQEMARKFHDSRRTRLPVGDDDPNNLIGVVASVDLMWQSRAQAIDLREVMQPAPIIPETMDAPEVIARLRAAPGQMLLVYDEYGHFEGVVTPMDVLEAITGEYAGLDDDEPKIVERDDGSLLVAGWMPADEFADRLGVPLPEDHDYSTAAGLVLELAGQLPQAGDRVDWQGWRIEVVDLDGRRIDKLLVDRLPL; encoded by the coding sequence ATGTGGATTGAGATTGCGATTGTCCTTGTCCTGACGTTGCTGAACGGCCTGCTGGCCATGTCCGAGCTGGCCATCGTCTCGGCCCGCCCGGCGCGGCTGAAGGTGATGGCCGAGCGCGGCGACCGGGGCGCGGAGACCGCGCTTGTCCTGGCCGAGGATCCGGGACGGTTCCTGAGCTCGGTGCAGATCGGCATCACCCTGGTCGGCGTGCTGTCGGGCGCCTTTTCCGGCGCCACGCTGGGCGCGCGGCTGGCGGCGGCGCTGCCGGGCTGGGGCGTGCCGGCCTCGGTCGCGCAGCCCTTGGGCATGGGCGGCGTGGTGGTGGCTATCACCTATCTGTCGCTGATCCTGGGCGAACTGGTGCCGAAGCAGATCGCGCTGCGCGCGCCCGAACAGATGGCGGCCCGCGTCGCGCCGCTGATGCGCGCCATTTCCAGGGTGGCGGCGCCGCTGGTCTGGCTCTTGGACCGTTCCGGCAAGCTGGTGCTGGCCTTGCTGGGCCAGTCCGGCAACGACCGCCAGGGCATCAGCGACGAGGAGATCCGGCTGATGATTTCCGAGGCCGAGTCGGCGGGCGTCATCCACCGCGCCGAGACCGAGATGATCGCCGGCGTCATGCGCATTGCCGACCGCTCGGCCCGCGGGCTGATGACGCCGCGCCGCGACATCCCGGTGATCGACGTCGCCGACAGCTGGCAGGAGATGGCGCGCAAGTTCCACGACAGCCGCCGCACCCGCCTGCCGGTGGGCGACGACGACCCGAACAACCTGATCGGCGTCGTGGCCAGCGTCGACCTGATGTGGCAAAGCCGCGCCCAGGCCATCGACCTGCGCGAGGTCATGCAGCCCGCCCCGATCATCCCCGAGACCATGGATGCGCCCGAGGTCATCGCCCGGCTGCGCGCAGCACCGGGGCAGATGCTGCTGGTCTATGACGAATACGGCCATTTCGAGGGCGTGGTGACGCCGATGGACGTGCTGGAGGCGATCACCGGCGAATATGCCGGCCTGGACGATGACGAGCCCAAGATCGTCGAGCGCGACGACGGCAGCCTGCTGGTCGCCGGCTGGATGCCGGCCGACGAATTCGCCGACCGGCTGGGCGTGCCCTTGCCCGAGGACCACGATTATTCCACCGCCGCCGGTCTGGTGCTGGAGCTGGCCGGGCAATTGCCGCAGGCCGGCGACCGCGTGGACTGGCAGGGCTGGCGCATCGAGGTCGTGGACCTGGACGGCCGCCGCATCGACAAGCTGCTGGTGGACCGGCTGCCCCTCTAA
- a CDS encoding amino acid ABC transporter ATP-binding protein, translating into MQASSVEIRKVNKFYGPFHALKDVDLSIPPGKVTCLIGPSGSGKSTLLRCINFLEEYDSGEIRIDGQLIGYESPGRKMSGRRLREMRRGIGMVFQQFNLWPHMTAQQNVAEGLIRVRGLARPEAERRAAEALAKVGLADKMGNHPARLSGGQQQRVAIARAIAMEPRLMLFDEPTSALDPELVGEVLNVMKALAAEGMTMVVVTHEMGFAAHVADQVAFMEKGELVAVDSPQGIFQVPKDQRIQNFLRTYHERNSF; encoded by the coding sequence ATGCAGGCATCCTCCGTCGAGATCCGCAAGGTCAACAAGTTCTACGGCCCCTTCCACGCGCTGAAGGACGTGGACCTGTCCATCCCGCCCGGCAAGGTGACCTGCCTGATCGGGCCCTCGGGCTCGGGCAAGTCGACGCTTCTGCGCTGCATCAACTTCCTCGAGGAATACGACTCGGGCGAGATCCGCATCGACGGCCAGCTGATCGGCTATGAGAGCCCGGGCCGCAAGATGTCGGGCCGCCGCTTGCGCGAGATGCGGCGCGGCATCGGCATGGTGTTCCAGCAGTTCAACCTGTGGCCGCATATGACCGCGCAGCAGAACGTGGCCGAGGGGCTGATCCGCGTGCGCGGCCTGGCGCGGCCCGAGGCCGAGCGGCGCGCCGCCGAGGCGCTGGCCAAGGTCGGGCTGGCCGACAAGATGGGCAACCACCCGGCGCGGCTGTCGGGCGGCCAGCAGCAGCGCGTCGCCATCGCCCGCGCCATCGCCATGGAGCCGCGGCTGATGCTCTTCGACGAGCCGACCTCGGCCTTGGACCCCGAACTGGTGGGCGAGGTGCTGAACGTGATGAAGGCGCTGGCCGCCGAGGGCATGACCATGGTCGTGGTCACGCATGAGATGGGCTTCGCCGCCCATGTCGCCGACCAGGTCGCCTTCATGGAAAAGGGCGAGCTGGTGGCGGTGGACAGCCCGCAGGGCATCTTCCAGGTGCCGAAGGACCAGCGCATCCAGAACTTCCTGCGCACCTATCACGAGCGCAACAGCTTCTGA
- a CDS encoding amino acid ABC transporter permease, translated as MFSIPVFLESFQPLFWAARYTLLISVLGIGLGLVIGTLVCAARLSPYPALRAFGGLWVSFLRGVPLLVQLLVFYYSLPVIGVDIPATAAAVICVGVCASAYISEIWRGAIAALPRGQTEAATAIGMTPRDTWIRVILPQAFTLSLPALVNELILLVKASSLVSVVGILEITRASQAQAATTFRPLEVYIAAACIYLAINLCLAALGRYLEHRTAV; from the coding sequence ATGTTTTCGATCCCTGTCTTTCTTGAAAGCTTCCAGCCGCTGTTCTGGGCCGCGCGCTATACGCTGCTGATCTCGGTCCTGGGCATCGGCCTGGGGCTGGTGATCGGCACGCTGGTCTGCGCAGCGCGGCTGTCGCCCTATCCGGCGCTGCGCGCCTTCGGCGGGCTCTGGGTCAGCTTCCTGCGCGGCGTGCCGCTGCTGGTGCAGCTTCTGGTGTTCTATTACTCGCTGCCGGTGATCGGGGTCGACATCCCGGCCACCGCCGCCGCGGTGATCTGCGTCGGCGTCTGCGCCAGCGCCTATATCAGCGAGATCTGGCGCGGCGCCATCGCCGCCCTGCCGCGCGGCCAGACCGAGGCGGCGACCGCCATCGGCATGACCCCGCGCGACACCTGGATCCGGGTGATCCTGCCGCAGGCCTTCACCCTGTCGCTGCCGGCGCTGGTCAATGAGCTGATCCTGCTGGTCAAGGCCAGCTCGCTGGTCTCGGTGGTGGGCATCCTGGAGATCACCCGCGCCAGCCAGGCCCAGGCCGCGACCACCTTCCGCCCGCTGGAAGTCTATATCGCGGCGGCCTGCATCTATCTGGCGATCAACCTGTGCCTTGCGGCGCTGGGACGTTACCTCGAACACAGGACGGCCGTGTGA
- a CDS encoding TonB family protein: MTTRSAMALRDGALWGGAAVLVLAAHLGGALWLLHSAEAAAPPGLPEPVFVELAPLPEAAAPPEEEEMPELAEAEPEPEPEIDLPLPELEQIPDMNTLFPPPPDAVVLQKSERPRERPEKPEPEPEPKIVEKKPVEKKREVKERAPEKQEARKATTQVRAPKSDRTAAPTADAGVASPRQIASWQSKVNSAVSRHMRRTRIKGQGAIVVNLNFTVDPSGRVAGARLASSTGNAANDAALSRQVARMPRLPAHPSGRSMTLTLPVRID, from the coding sequence ATGACCACCAGATCCGCCATGGCGCTGCGCGACGGCGCGCTTTGGGGCGGGGCGGCCGTCCTGGTCCTGGCGGCGCATCTGGGCGGGGCGCTGTGGCTTTTGCACAGCGCCGAGGCGGCCGCGCCGCCGGGCCTGCCCGAGCCGGTCTTCGTCGAACTGGCCCCGCTGCCCGAGGCCGCCGCGCCGCCGGAAGAGGAAGAGATGCCCGAGCTGGCCGAGGCCGAACCGGAGCCCGAGCCCGAGATCGACCTGCCGCTGCCGGAGCTCGAGCAGATCCCGGACATGAACACGCTGTTCCCGCCGCCGCCCGACGCGGTGGTGCTGCAAAAGTCCGAGCGGCCCCGCGAGCGCCCCGAGAAGCCGGAGCCCGAGCCCGAGCCGAAGATCGTCGAAAAGAAGCCGGTGGAGAAAAAGCGCGAGGTCAAGGAGCGCGCGCCCGAAAAGCAGGAGGCCCGCAAGGCCACCACACAGGTGCGCGCGCCGAAATCCGACCGCACCGCCGCGCCCACCGCCGACGCCGGCGTCGCCAGTCCGCGCCAGATCGCCAGCTGGCAGTCCAAGGTGAACTCGGCCGTGTCGCGCCACATGAGACGCACCCGGATCAAGGGACAGGGCGCGATCGTGGTGAACCTGAACTTCACCGTGGATCCCAGCGGCCGGGTGGCGGGCGCCAGGCTGGCCAGCTCGACCGGGAATGCGGCGAATGACGCGGCGCTGAGCCGCCAGGTCGCGCGGATGCCGCGCCTGCCCGCGCATCCCTCGGGCAGGAGCATGACCCTGACCCTGCCGGTCAGGATCGACTAG
- a CDS encoding hydrogen peroxide-inducible genes activator, with product MNFTLRQITYFLAVARMGNFGRAAETVHVSQPGLSSQIAQLEGRLGGALFERGAGAGPVRLTALGERLLPLAQELIDTAKRLDAAARAGRSALSGRLRLAIIPTVAPYLIPHLVPALRAAHPALELELHEVVTDDLTAGIASHRFDAGIMALPVGEAGLEAVPVLRDSFLIALSEDDTTYLSGPARPESIQAERLLLLADGHCLRDQALEVCGLRNPRRKLNLEAASMATLMRMVASGMGMTLIPQLALADENRDGRLRIVPFADPAPSRDLAVVWRRNAEAGADARALAEVVRGLAPVLGVAAIPT from the coding sequence ATGAACTTCACCCTGCGCCAGATCACCTATTTCCTTGCCGTGGCCCGGATGGGCAATTTCGGCCGCGCGGCCGAGACGGTGCATGTCTCGCAGCCGGGCCTGTCGAGCCAGATCGCCCAGCTCGAGGGCCGGTTGGGCGGCGCGCTGTTCGAGCGTGGCGCCGGCGCCGGCCCGGTGCGGCTGACCGCGCTGGGCGAGCGGCTGCTGCCGCTGGCGCAGGAGCTGATCGATACCGCCAAGCGGCTGGATGCGGCTGCGCGGGCCGGGCGCTCGGCGCTGTCGGGGCGGCTGCGGCTGGCGATCATCCCGACCGTCGCGCCCTATCTGATCCCGCATCTGGTGCCGGCGCTGCGGGCCGCGCATCCGGCGCTGGAACTGGAGCTGCACGAGGTCGTCACCGACGATCTGACCGCCGGCATTGCCAGCCACCGTTTCGACGCCGGCATCATGGCGCTGCCGGTGGGCGAGGCCGGGCTCGAGGCCGTGCCGGTGCTGCGCGACAGCTTCCTGATCGCCCTGTCCGAGGATGACACCACCTATCTGTCCGGCCCGGCGCGGCCCGAAAGCATCCAGGCCGAGCGGCTGCTCTTGCTGGCCGACGGGCATTGCCTGCGCGACCAGGCGCTGGAGGTCTGCGGGCTGCGCAACCCGCGCCGCAAGCTGAACCTCGAGGCGGCCTCGATGGCGACGCTGATGCGGATGGTGGCCAGCGGCATGGGCATGACACTGATCCCGCAACTGGCGCTGGCGGATGAGAACCGCGACGGGCGGCTGCGGATCGTGCCCTTTGCCGATCCGGCGCCCTCGCGCGACCTGGCGGTGGTCTGGCGCCGCAATGCCGAGGCCGGGGCCGATGCCCGCGCCCTGGCCGAGGTGGTGCGCGGCCTTGCGCCGGTGCTGGGCGTGGCGGCGATCCCAACCTGA
- a CDS encoding NADH:flavin oxidoreductase/NADH oxidase → MSKLFEPITLGRHSLRNRIVIAPMCQYSAKDGCMTDWHMQHLGSLAQSGAGILTIEATAVTPEGRISHADVGLYDAATEAAMGRVMRAIRDWSDMPVAIQLAHAGRKASTARPWDGGAQIAPDAVDGWQTLAPSGLAYAAGDNPPEALDAAGLDRIREAFAEAARRALRLGIDAIQIHCAHGYLLHEFLSPLSNRRDDEYGGSLENRMRFPLEVFEAVRAAVPEGFPVTVRVSGTDWVEGGWDVESTVALARALEARGCDAIHVSSAGLDPRQAIPVGPNYQVPLARAVKAAVSMPVIAVGLITEPEQAEAILGTGDADLIAIGRVALYDPRWPWHAAAKLGDSLPVSPQYLTAAPRHARGLFQRG, encoded by the coding sequence ATGTCCAAGCTATTCGAGCCGATCACCTTGGGTCGGCACAGCCTTCGCAACCGCATCGTCATCGCGCCCATGTGCCAGTATTCCGCCAAGGACGGCTGCATGACCGACTGGCATATGCAGCACCTGGGTAGCCTGGCGCAGTCCGGCGCCGGCATCCTGACCATCGAGGCGACCGCCGTCACGCCCGAGGGGCGCATCTCCCATGCCGATGTCGGGCTTTACGATGCGGCGACCGAGGCCGCGATGGGCCGGGTCATGCGGGCCATCCGCGATTGGTCGGACATGCCGGTCGCGATCCAGCTGGCCCATGCCGGGCGCAAGGCCTCGACCGCGCGGCCCTGGGACGGCGGGGCGCAGATCGCGCCGGATGCGGTGGACGGCTGGCAGACACTGGCGCCCTCGGGCCTGGCCTATGCCGCCGGTGACAATCCGCCCGAGGCGCTGGATGCGGCGGGGCTTGACCGCATCCGCGAGGCCTTTGCCGAAGCCGCGCGCCGCGCCCTGCGGCTGGGCATCGACGCGATCCAGATCCATTGCGCGCATGGCTACCTGCTGCACGAATTCCTGTCGCCGCTGTCGAACCGGCGCGACGACGAATACGGCGGCAGCCTGGAGAACCGCATGCGCTTTCCGCTGGAGGTCTTCGAGGCCGTGCGCGCCGCCGTGCCCGAGGGCTTTCCGGTCACGGTCCGGGTCTCGGGCACCGACTGGGTCGAGGGCGGCTGGGACGTCGAGAGCACCGTCGCCCTTGCCAGGGCGCTCGAGGCGCGGGGCTGCGACGCGATCCATGTCTCCTCGGCCGGGCTCGACCCGCGCCAGGCGATCCCGGTCGGGCCGAACTACCAGGTGCCGCTGGCGCGGGCGGTCAAGGCGGCCGTCTCGATGCCCGTCATCGCCGTGGGTCTGATCACCGAGCCCGAGCAGGCCGAGGCGATCCTGGGCACCGGCGATGCCGACCTGATCGCCATCGGCCGGGTCGCGCTTTACGATCCGCGCTGGCCTTGGCATGCGGCGGCGAAGCTGGGCGACAGCCTGCCGGTGTCGCCGCAATACCTGACCGCCGCGCCGCGCCATGCGCGCGGGCTGTTCCAGCGCGGCTGA
- a CDS encoding amino acid ABC transporter permease: MDLIEQYGPMLLRGFGITVLCWILGTIFGMALGLVIALVQRYAPRPVRWLIQVYIEVIRGTPFLVQLFVLYYGGPLVGLRLDALPAGLLGLTIYGSPYFAEIFRSGFRAVPHGQIEAARAIGMAEPAIIRRILLPLGLVSSLPALVNFSIILTKETVILSIITVPELMYQVSRMSTETFRYVEANLVLALFFWLLVETISRLGRRFERRITQHLIERT; encoded by the coding sequence ATGGACCTGATCGAACAATACGGACCGATGCTGCTGCGCGGCTTCGGCATCACCGTGCTGTGCTGGATTCTCGGCACGATCTTCGGCATGGCGCTGGGGCTGGTGATCGCGCTGGTCCAGCGTTACGCGCCGCGCCCGGTGCGCTGGCTGATCCAGGTCTATATCGAGGTGATCCGCGGCACGCCGTTCCTGGTCCAGCTTTTCGTGCTTTATTACGGCGGCCCGCTGGTCGGGCTGCGGCTGGACGCGCTGCCGGCGGGCCTTCTGGGCCTGACCATCTATGGCAGCCCCTATTTCGCCGAGATCTTCCGCTCGGGCTTCCGCGCCGTGCCGCATGGCCAGATCGAGGCCGCCCGCGCCATCGGCATGGCCGAGCCCGCCATCATCCGCCGCATCCTGCTGCCGCTGGGCCTGGTGTCCTCGCTGCCGGCGCTGGTCAATTTCTCGATCATCCTGACCAAGGAGACGGTGATCCTGTCCATCATCACCGTGCCCGAGCTGATGTATCAGGTCAGCCGCATGTCGACCGAGACCTTCCGCTATGTCGAGGCGAACCTGGTGCTGGCGCTGTTCTTCTGGTTGCTGGTCGAGACGATCAGCCGGCTCGGCCGCCGGTTCGAGCGCCGCATCACCCAACATCTGATCGAAAGGACCTGA
- the exbB gene encoding tonB-system energizer ExbB: protein MTNLTLPRHRAGTALAFACLMLATPIAAQDSTATQPAPAAPEVQTQPAPATAPSTTAPEAGTPAAEMPATPAPATTPAAEPTTPAPAPATTEPAATTATPAPAASTPAPSAPETPAAAPAETPAAQAAAPQAQPEPAGSSILPQALQDALEPMLNPAPRDPTLPHDLSPWGMFLAADWVVKGVMIGLAFASVITWTVLVAKMLELAGAMKRAQSGIRRIETATSLPSALSAAGRRRDPVSRMIRAAATEYDRSAPALDQAGDSGVKERVESHLDRIEAVAGRRMSRGTGVLATIGSTAPFVGLFGTVWGIMNSFIGISQAQTTNLAVVAPGIAEALLATAIGLVAAIPAVVIYNVFARAITGYRLRLANASAGVRRLVSRDLDFRGAVARSEV from the coding sequence ATGACCAACCTGACGCTGCCGCGCCATCGCGCGGGGACCGCCCTGGCCTTTGCCTGCCTGATGCTGGCCACGCCCATCGCCGCCCAGGACAGCACGGCGACCCAGCCGGCCCCGGCCGCGCCCGAGGTCCAGACCCAGCCCGCCCCGGCGACCGCGCCGTCGACGACCGCCCCGGAAGCCGGAACCCCGGCCGCCGAGATGCCGGCCACCCCGGCCCCGGCCACCACCCCCGCCGCAGAGCCGACCACGCCGGCCCCCGCGCCGGCGACGACGGAGCCGGCCGCGACCACCGCCACCCCCGCCCCTGCGGCCAGCACCCCCGCCCCGTCTGCCCCCGAGACCCCCGCAGCCGCCCCGGCCGAAACGCCGGCCGCCCAAGCCGCGGCGCCCCAGGCGCAGCCCGAACCGGCCGGCTCCAGCATCCTGCCGCAGGCGCTGCAAGACGCGCTCGAGCCGATGCTGAACCCAGCCCCGCGCGACCCGACCCTGCCGCATGACCTGTCGCCCTGGGGCATGTTCCTGGCCGCCGACTGGGTGGTGAAGGGCGTGATGATCGGCCTGGCATTCGCCTCGGTCATCACCTGGACCGTGCTGGTCGCCAAGATGCTGGAACTGGCCGGCGCCATGAAGCGCGCGCAATCCGGCATCCGCCGGATCGAGACCGCGACCAGCCTGCCCTCGGCCCTCAGCGCCGCCGGCCGCCGCCGCGACCCGGTCTCGCGCATGATCCGCGCCGCCGCGACCGAATACGACCGCTCGGCCCCGGCGCTGGACCAGGCCGGCGACAGCGGCGTCAAGGAGCGCGTCGAGTCGCATCTGGACCGCATCGAGGCCGTCGCCGGCCGCCGCATGAGCCGGGGCACCGGCGTCCTGGCGACGATCGGCTCGACCGCGCCCTTCGTCGGGCTGTTCGGCACCGTCTGGGGCATCATGAACAGCTTCATCGGCATCTCGCAGGCGCAGACCACCAACCTGGCCGTGGTGGCGCCGGGCATCGCCGAGGCGCTGCTGGCCACCGCCATCGGCCTGGTCGCGGCCATCCCGGCCGTGGTGATCTACAACGTCTTCGCCCGCGCCATCACCGGCTACCGGCTGCGGCTTGCCAATGCCTCGGCCGGGGTGCGCCGGCTGGTCAGCCGCGACCTCGATTTCCGTGGCGCCGTCGCGCGCTCGGAGGTCTGA